The following proteins come from a genomic window of Candidatus Eisenbacteria bacterium:
- the hflX gene encoding GTPase HflX, which produces MARPPLSTASRVEKAILVGVDSPGSPQESLDELALLTDTAGARVVDRLIQRRSTIEPSTYLSKGKRGTLAELIAQHKAELVIFDEELSPAQVRNLERDLQVRVVDRSELILDIFARRARTREAMLQVELAQLEYLLPRLTRMWTHLERQVGGIGTRGPGETQLEVDRRRVRKKISILKEKLERIDRERETQRKGRGDFFRGALVGYTNAGKSTLFNALTQAGVLAEDKLFATLDTTTRQLGLPEEQKMLLSDTVGFIRKLPHHLIASFRATLLEVREADLIIHVVDASHPRHEEQIRAVEEVLSEILERDVARLIVLNKIDRLGEEEMSQALRLRHPDAEIVCAHSQGDVARLRDRLARELASTRVVVSLNLPVERIGDVRGILRRGRVIRERYEDGRLHAEYALARPDIERLQRSGCSVKPLPG; this is translated from the coding sequence ATAGCCAGACCTCCGCTCAGCACCGCATCGCGAGTCGAGAAGGCGATCCTGGTGGGCGTCGACAGTCCCGGATCGCCGCAAGAGTCTCTCGACGAGCTTGCCCTCCTGACCGACACGGCCGGCGCCCGAGTCGTCGACCGCCTGATCCAGCGACGCAGCACGATCGAGCCATCGACCTATCTCAGCAAGGGGAAGCGGGGGACCCTGGCCGAGCTGATCGCCCAACACAAGGCGGAGCTTGTCATCTTCGATGAGGAGCTGAGCCCGGCCCAGGTGCGGAACCTCGAGCGGGATCTGCAAGTCCGGGTCGTCGACCGAAGCGAGCTGATCCTCGACATCTTCGCGCGACGCGCGAGGACTCGCGAGGCGATGCTCCAGGTGGAGCTGGCGCAGCTCGAGTACTTGCTGCCCCGCCTGACGAGGATGTGGACGCATCTCGAGCGCCAGGTCGGCGGGATCGGCACTCGGGGGCCGGGCGAGACGCAGCTCGAAGTCGACCGGCGGCGGGTGCGCAAGAAGATCTCGATTCTGAAGGAGAAGCTGGAGCGGATCGACCGCGAACGGGAGACGCAGCGCAAGGGGAGAGGGGACTTCTTCCGTGGGGCGCTCGTCGGATACACCAACGCGGGGAAGTCGACGCTGTTCAACGCGCTCACGCAGGCCGGCGTCCTGGCGGAGGACAAGCTCTTCGCGACGCTCGATACGACGACCCGGCAGCTGGGCCTGCCTGAGGAGCAGAAGATGCTTCTCTCCGACACGGTCGGCTTCATACGGAAGCTGCCGCACCACCTGATCGCATCCTTCCGGGCGACCCTTCTGGAGGTTCGGGAGGCGGATCTCATCATCCACGTCGTCGACGCAAGCCATCCCCGGCACGAGGAGCAGATACGCGCGGTGGAGGAGGTCCTTTCGGAGATCCTCGAGCGCGACGTCGCGCGGCTGATCGTATTGAACAAGATCGATCGGCTCGGCGAAGAGGAGATGTCGCAGGCCCTCAGGCTGAGACATCCGGACGCCGAGATCGTGTGCGCGCACTCACAGGGCGACGTCGCCCGTCTTCGCGATCGCCTCGCGCGGGAGCTGGCCTCGACGCGGGTCGTGGTCAGCCTGAACCTCCCGGTCGAGCGGATCGGCGATGTCCGGGGGATCCTGCGGCGAGGCCGCGTGATCCGCGAGAGGTACGAAGACGGGAGACTCCACGCGGAGTACGCGCTCGCGCGGCCCGACATCGAGCGCCTCCAGAGATCCGGGTGCTCGGTGAAGCCCCTCCCGGGTTAG